The following are encoded together in the Oryzias melastigma strain HK-1 linkage group LG17, ASM292280v2, whole genome shotgun sequence genome:
- the LOC112147626 gene encoding leukocyte cell-derived chemotaxin 1 produces the protein MAGSSEKVPIASAGPEDVHQFMPPAYSAVAVKPAATGRLLKAGVAVLIAGAVLLLLGAVGAFYFWNNNEKHVYNVHYSMSINGKVEDGSMEIDTANNMERFSTSSGAEEAVEVHDFEIGITGIRFAGGEKCYIKTQVKAHLPDLAALDKDSLTFDLEDEVMPAKFEDDLIWVSADAPLSDSAFLSDKIKDLCEDLPIFWLRPTYSSSSQRKRRAAPQRRQAPEDYEDVEAEFNPENPYQRNLEGEAGTMDMDPMLDHQGICCNECRRSYPHCVRVCEPLRGYEPYPYHYRGCRTVCRVIMPCKWWVARIMGLV, from the exons ATGGCCGGGAGCTCAGAGAAAGTACCGATTGCGTCGGCGGGACCCGAGGACGTGCATCAGTTCATGCCTCCG GCTTACTCCGCAGTGGCGGTCAAACCCGCCGCCACCGGCCGCCTCCTGAAGGCAGGAGTGGCGGTGCTCATAGCTGgagctgtgctgctgctgctgggggcCGTGGGGGCTTTCTACTTCTGGAACAACAACGAAAAACAC GTCTACAACGTCCACTACAGCATGAGCATCAACGGCAAAGTGGAGGACGGCTCGATGGAGATCGACACAGCCAACAACATGGAGCGGTTCAGCACCAGCAGCGGGGCGGAGGAGGCGGTGGAGGTCCACGACTTTGAGATT GGGATTACAGGGATCCGGTTTGCGGGAGGAGAGAAGTGTTACATCAAGACTCAGGTGAAAGCTCATCTACCTGATTTGGCGGCCTTGGACAAAGACtcgctgacctttgacctg GAGGATGAAGTGATGCCGGCAAAGTTCGAGGACGATCTGATCTGGGTGTCGGCTGATGCTCCTCTTTCTGACTCCGCCTTCCTCAGCGACAAAATCAAGGATCTGTGTGAAGACCTGCCAATCTTCTGGCTCCGCCCCACCTACTCAAGTA GCAgccagaggaagaggagagccGCACCTCAGCGCCGCCAGGCACCGGAAGACTACGAGGATGTGGAGGCAGAGTTCAACCCGGAGAACCCCTATCAG CGGAATCTGGAGGGCGAGGCCGGAACCATGGACATGGACCCCATGTTGGATCACCAGGGCATTTGCTGCAACGAGTGCCGCCGCAGCTACCCCCACTGCGTGCGGGTGTGCGAGCCGCTGAGGGGCTACGAGCCGTACCCGTACCACTACCGCGGCTGCAGGACGGTCTGCAGGGTCATCATGCCCTGCAAGTGGTGGGTGGCTCGCATCATGGGGCTGGTCTAA
- the LOC112147625 gene encoding protocadherin-8, whose translation MFWSVCVMGGTGWRGLLVLASMASLAAGAQGKTVKYQTFEEDAPGTVIGNLAKDISLGPSPSRSNFRIMKQFNSSFIRLRESDGQLSIGERIDRERICKHTLQCLIAFDVVSFSKEQFKLIHIEVEVKDINDNSPEFPRKESSLEISENTAVGTRIPLDFAVDEDVGVNYIQSYQISVNSHFSIDVLSRADGVKYAELVLMKELDRETQASYALELMAMDGGNPSRSGTTRINIKVKDYNDNSPVFDRNSFSVDLREDAPVGSLLLDLNAEDPDEGLNGEVVYGFGHQVPQEIRQLFRVDRKTGRLTLESPVDFESKTTYEFDVQAADLGPSPSPAICKIVVQVQDVNDNAPEISITPMTSITAGIAYITEAAARESFVALVSTSDRDSGANGQVHCTLYGHDHFRLQQAYEDSFMIVSTSPLDREKIPEYNLTVVAEDLGSPPFRTITQYTIRLTDENDNAPVFNKPVYEVAVVENNPPGAYITTVVARDMDMGSNGKVTYKLADTYVMGSPISAFVSLDPASGSLYALRSFNYELMKHLELRVTANDGGSPPLSGSASVHVRIVDQNDNSPVITQPPLNNGSAEVLLPRDSPTGYVITRVEARDADEGVNSELSYGLATGEPSVFSVNKATGEIYLNQVLSHDVDETLSVTVTVSDSGRPALTSTATLHFLIIEGSPPSDRTLYQPGAGDDAHAQWDLSVVIIVVLAGSCTLLLLAIILIATTCNQRKRDKSGEDSDSYGEKGTLERGRTHVVDNPLLPLHGAAGAEPFEGHSFASQPGSFTPAHPVSNDMCSASEDGSEVPCVYESDNNSKLRGNKHEGYSTLPGYGNGKEAVRPITIWKGNSYTTISARDPAFSGKDSGKGDSDFNDSDSDVSGDTGLKKDGVVVPPMGGQNALWACTSECKVLGHSDRCWSPSAVRASVAPSPAPTLSSFSSLPKTASLPRDPNRRDYQAQIPKTVGLQSVYEKVLHREYDYVLVTPPRPVRVQEISDMSIPVYTPTPTHCPNNEA comes from the exons ATGTTTTGGAGCGTTTGTGTGATGGGAGGAACGGGCTGGCGCGGGCTCCTGGTGCTCGCCTCCATGGCGAGCTTGGCCGCTGGCGCGCAGGGGAAAACTGTCAAATACCAGACATTTGAGGAGGACGCACCGGGGACGGTGATCGGAAACTTAGCCAAGGACATCTCCCTCGGCCCCTCTCCATCCCGGAGCAATTTCAGGATCATGAAACAGTTTAACTCCTCTTTCATCCGTCTGAGGGAGAGCGACGGACAGCTGAGTATAGGAGAGAGGATAGACAGGGAGCGCATCTGCAAACACACCCTGCAATGCCTCATCGCTTTCGACGTGGTCAGCTTCTCCAAGGAGCAGTTCAAACTCATCCACATAGAAGTGGAGGTCAAGGACATTAACGACAACTCCCCCGAGTTCCCCCGAAAAGAGTCGAGTTTGGAGATCTCCGAGAACACGGCGGTGGGGACGCGCATCCCGCTGGACTTCGCCGTGGATGAAGATGTTGGGGTGAACTACATCCAAAGCTATCAGATCTCTGTCAACAGCCACTTTTCCATCGACGTGCTCAGCAGAGCCGACGGGGTTAAATATGCGGAGCTGGTGCTGATGAAGGAGCTGGACCGGGAGACGCAGGCGTCTTACGCGCTGGAGCTGATGGCCATGGACGGCGGGAACCCGTCCCGCAGCGGGACGACGCGCATCAACATCAAGGTGAAAGACTACAACGACAACAGCCCGGTGTTTGACCGGAACAGCTTCTCCGTGGACCTCCGTGAGGACGCGCCCGTCGGTTCCCTCCTGCTGGACCTGAACGCCGAGGACCCGGACGAGGGTCTGAACGGGGAGGTGGTGTACGGGTTCGGCCACCAAGTGCCCCAAGAGATCCGACAACTCTTCAGAGTGGACAGGAAAACCGGGCGGCTCACTTTGGAGAGTCCGGTGGACTTTGAGAGCAAGACCACGTACGAGTTCGACGTCCAGGCGGCGGATTTGGGTCCGAGTCCGAGTCCTGCCATCTGTAAAATTGTAGTGCAGGTGCAGGACGTGAACGACAACGCGCCGGAGATCTCCATTACCCCCATGACCTCCATCACCGCGGGGATCGCCTACATCACGGAGGCTGCGGCCAGGGAGAGCTTCGTGGCGCTGGTCAGCACCTCGGACAGAGACTCCGGCGCCAACGGGCAGGTGCACTGCACGCTGTACGGACACGACCACTTCCGGCTGCAGCAGGCGTACGAGGACAGCTTCATGATCGTCAGCACCAGCCCGCTGGACCGGGAGAAGATCCCCGAGTACAACCTGACTGTGGTGGCGGAGGATCTGGGCTCGCCCCCGTTCAGAACCATCACGCAGTACACCATCCGGCTGACGGACGAGAACGACAACGCGCCGGTGTTCAACAAGCCCGTGTACGAGGTGGCTGTGGTGGAGAACAACCCGCCCGGCGCGTACATCACCACGGTGGTGGCGCGCGACATGGACATGGGGTCAAACGGGAAAGTGACCTATAAGCTGGCGGACACGTACGTCATGGGCTCCCCCATCTCCGCCTTCGTGTCTTTGGACCCCGCCAGCGGCTCGCTTTACGCGCTGCGGAGCTTCAACTACGAGCTGATGAAACATCTGGAGCTGCGCGTCACGGCCAACGACGGCGGCTCCCCGCCGCTGTCCGGCAGCGCCAGTGTCCACGTCCGGATCGTCGACCAGAACGACAACTCCCCCGTCATCACGCAGCCCCCGCTCAACAACGGCTCCGCGGAAGTCCTGCTGCCCCGGGACTCACCCACGGGCTACGTCATCACCCGCGTGGAGGCGCGCGACGCGGACGAGGGCGTGAACTCGGAGCTGTCCTACGGACTGGCCACCGGGGAGCCCTCCGTGTTCTCCGTCAACAAAGCCACGGGGGAGATCTACCTGAACCAGGTGCTGAGCCACGACGTGGACGAGACCCTGAGCGTGACCGTGACGGTCAGCGACAGCGGCAGGCCCGCGCTCACCTCCACCGCCACGCTGCACTTCCTCATCATCGAGGGCTCCCCGCCGAGCGACAGGACGCTGTACCAGCCGGGCGCCGGGGACGACGCGCACGCGCAGTGGGACCTGTCGGTGGTGATCATCGTCGTGCTGGCGGGGAGCTGCACCCTGCTGCTGCTCGCCATCATCCTCATCGCCACCACCTGCAACCAGAGGAAGCGGGACAAGAGCGGCGAGGACAGCGACTCATACGGGGAGAAGGGCACGCTGGAGCGGGGCAGGACGCACGTGGTGGACAACCCGCTCCTGCCCCTCCACGGGGCAGCGGGGGCAGAGCCCTTTGAGGGCCACTCCTTTGCCAGCCAGCCCGGCAGCTTCACCCCGGCTCACCCCGTGAGCAACGACATGTGTTCGGCCTCGGAGGACGGCAGCGAGGTGCCCTGCGTGTACGAGTCTGACAACAACAGCAAGCTGCGTGGGAACAAACACGAG GGCTACTCCACCCTCCCCGGCTATGGGAATGGCAAGGAGGCAGTGAGGCCCATCACCATCTGGAAGGGGAACTCCTACACCACCATCTCTGCCAGGGACCCAGCTTTCAGCGGGAAGGACAGTGGCAAAGGGGACAGTGACTTCAATGACAGTGACAGTGATGTGAGTGGAGACACCGGCCTGAAGAAGGATGGAGTGGTGGTCCCTCCAATGGGCGGCCAGAATG ctctgtggGCTTGCACCAGTGAGTGTAAGGTCTTGGGCCACTCTGATCGATGCTGGAGCCCCTCAGCAGTGAGGGCCAGCGTGGCCCCCTCCCCAGCACCGACTCTTTCGTCCTTCAGCAGCCTTCCCAAGACGGCCTCTCTGCCCCGGGACCCCAACCGTAGAGACTACCAAGCCCAAATCCCCAAAACGGTGGGGCTGCAGAGCGTCTACGAGAAGGTGCTCCACAGAGAGTACGACTACGTTTTGGTCACCCCACCCAGGCCTGTGAGGGTGCAGGAAATCAGTGACATGAGTATTCCTGTCTACACCCCCACACCAACACACTGCCCCAACAATGAGGCCTAG